A stretch of Gasterosteus aculeatus chromosome 4, fGasAcu3.hap1.1, whole genome shotgun sequence DNA encodes these proteins:
- the LOC144382948 gene encoding uncharacterized protein LOC144382948 isoform X2, with the protein MYTQPRTIVFYDPAPKYRWTSVIRSDHRRATLTLGSPCNEIQNNMVATQYPEELGVAYSPARVQVIFKQSQINLQGLHHQQESQARTVSTGSQPPTLANTKTAFNPSAHVTAGHSGCYGTSNHGCSVRPSVNESEQRRECSKGQFSRRFLNASNLNKTGLQQRKHLTCEFSAGGKSAALQEDCLDVAKTPPKVQGSSMTAQERCPLLLELRTGNLLESKSFFTSGSCPEEANANMELNTVIHDAERGPHGCLPVEGSLTALDCGQTRTQALHHLEFPSVPVSPPSHRLQTSNHNKKTKPPTKKAIHAIIEKKLALYSEYLMLKKQNNSMLLSMQSHLYTTAASKEDVARQDKCVATEEPSAAAGKALEEEEASKSSMPNDPSTAASEKPSTEYPQMLKVAATSTKNEAESLGVLTAVPGTTWKDQRKKRPSFQLNRNLSQEESRRLWLNVNTYSDDVEIGPGVCTEREKGYAALNTVETVGSDNTKVIADHTKSSSESGPMAFGLSSLSEYQKAKKKINHENSHHHICKEGTATSNSSVCKTAILNMLSIPTNQSEQQSSQTRRAREDAAFASSQAISGTSVPIKALQKPALLCEGKAEKAYELYEDISDDDMPHLTAKLPNTDRWELSSPASFDDTSEAESKAVETATPTLVTATSDRHSPGHGHVQGHDYIDTLAIAQHSRSCSFYFETDDGFERRFCPKCDCGRQTVPSASCSPSFVLNSEDETDDEMDDYLAIPISVIHLKYAPEDENQDSSETNVLEVVETGAQERPRGASQTAFPSLPVFDTEECFLRAVQCEFTLGSSPLVHETDSEEAVSTPQKRRESVDSSDTVDSCDYSSASEHNFLTVPRKMMRKGSATVPSATDDFMSEEEGKDNRVTNILKDQMSPKGAKPRRMSEAKHSGSKQISTVEREDIIVLDSDTEDESVEICKATLKRKRKRGCTASADIADASCSQQKRHSPRTESQKNTHASACSPTAPRQSRDDAVYEEEMQDTFADVSQSTGKREQFIQTKDVQHKTHIQKSSAVEGVIIIIDSDAEDDNPQNCEEFSREISAVSANGKAPRVGFETAYRGCGPAEAKLQETGLSLADSPQRQSDLHDTHFRGATEAACSYLSLSQQLVEAKGVSAQVPHQAHKLLSKSVVGHHASKEVVKGNSSKKAIPEEITSSGSDGNRDVTQSRSGESARIQAGESADRLCGTANAEPVIPRFLAQPSGNTACLTLLREPVVHKPRKDKSLSVQTPTSSSKKVTFCENNKVIYLLPPEAAMVSRRRSLPPQEGPSTSFISSSSAGEHCHVGKQRSAYSKGLSPLKGFSLPFNPREQSCPPKRRWSYSSPATSSKPTKGPAQTVQLNATGYVKEQVNGASPNSPLSRDIRRRPGLHDKPGRERAPRKKRQSHKTPTTMMKKATNDAIQWTKNRKQASQKERNSVGEGYKWAEKSNVAKPTKGPSRERKGR; encoded by the exons ATGTACACACAGCCAAGGACAATTGTATTCTACGATCCAGCACCAAAATACCGTTGGACCTCGGTCATCAGGTCAGATCATCGCAGGGCCACCCTTACCTTGGGTTCACCCTgcaatgaaatacaaaacaatatgGTAGCCACTCAATATCCCGAGGAGCTTGGAGTGGCTTACAGCCCTGCCCGGGTGCAGGTCATCTTTAAACAATCCCAAATCAATTTACAGGGACTCCACCACCAACAGGAGTCACAGGCGAGGACGGTGAGCACTGGATCTCAGCCGCCCACACTGGCCAATACAAAGACTGCCTTCAATCCATCAGCACATGTCACCGCCGGGCACAGCGGTTGTTATGGGACATCGAATCATGGTTGCTCTGTAAGACCATCTGTTAATGAAAGTGAACAACGAAGGGAATGTTCAAAGGGACAATTTAGTAGACGTTTTCTGAATGCGTCAAATTTGAACAAGACTGGACTgcagcaaagaaaacatttgacttGTGAATTTTCTGCTGGTGGCAAATCTGCAGCGCTCCAGGAAGACTGCCTTGACGTAGCAAAGACCCCTCCTAAAGTTCAAGGTTCTTCTATGACTGCACAGGAAAGGTGTCCACTGCTGTTGGAATTAAGGACGGGAAACCTGCTTGAATCCAAATCCTTTTTCACCAGCGGCTCTTGCCCAGAGGAAGCCAATGCCAACATGGAACTCAATACAGTTATTCATGATGCTGAGCGAGGACCCCATGGATGTCTTCCAGTTGAAGGTTCACTAACTGCTCTAGACTGTGGGCAGACGAGAACACAAGCCCTACATCATTTGGAGTTTCCTTCTGTGCCGgtgtctcctccctctcacaggCTCCAGACATctaaccacaacaaaaaaacaaaaccgccTACAAAGAAAGCCATACATGccattattgaaaaaaagcttgCGTTGTATTCTGAATATTTAatgcttaaaaaacaaaataactccATGCTGCTGTCAATGCAGTCCCATCTCTACACAACGGCAGCTTCCAAGGAAGATGTGGCGAGGCAAGACAAGTGTGTCGCTACTGAAGAgccctctgctgcagctgggaaAGCacttgaagaagaggaagcttcTAAAAGCAGCATGCCAAATGATCCTTCTACAGCTGCTTCGGAGAAACCTTCAACAG AATATCCACAAATGCTGAAAGTTGCTGCCACTTCCACAAAGAATGAAGCTGAGAGTCTCGGGGTTCTCACAGCAGTGCCTGGAACAACCTGGAAGGACCAGAGGAAGAAGCGGCCCAGTTTCCAGCTCAACCGCAACTTGTCACAAGAAGAATCCAGGCGTTTGTGGTTAAATGTCAACACATATTCGGATGACGTGGAAATAGGGCCTGGTGTCTGTACCGAGAGGGAGAAGGGATATGCAGCCCTGAACACTGTGGAGACTGTAGGATCGGACAATACAAAGGTTATTGCTGATCATACCAAGTCAAGTTCAGAGTCCGGTCCCATGGCCTTCGGATTGTCATCACTCTCGGAATatcaaaaagcaaagaaaaagatTAACCATGAGAATTCTCATCATCACATCTGTAAGGAAGGAACTGCAACTTCAAATTCTTCAGTTTGTAAAACTGCCATTCTTAATATGCTATCAATTCCTACAAACCAAAGTGAACAGCAGAGCAGCCAAACGAGGCGTGCGAGGGAGGACGCTGCTTTTGCAAGTTCACAAGCTATCTCCGGCACATCAGTACCCATTAAGGCGCTCCAAAAACCTGCTCTGCTATGTGAAGGAAAGGCTGAGAAAGCATATGAACTGTATGAAGACATTTCAGATGATGACATGCCACATTTGACCGCCAAACTACCAAACACCGATCGATGGGAATTAAGCTCTCCTGCAAGTTTTGATGACACAAGTGAAGCAGAAAGTAAGGCTGTAGAAACCGCTACGCCTACTCTTGTAACTGCAACCAGCGACAGGCACTCCCCAGGACATGGACACGTGCAGGGTCATGATTACATTGACACACTTGCTATAGCACAACATTCTCGCTCttgctcattttattttgaaacggaTGATGGTTTTGAAAGGAGGTTCTGTCCTAAATGTGATTGTGGGAGACAAACGGTCCCCTCTGCTTCATGCAGTCcgtcctttgttttgaacagTGAGGATGAGACTGACGACGAAATGGATGACTATTTAGCCATACCTATAAGCGTAATCCATCTTAAATATGCACCAGAAGATGAAAACCAGGATAGCTCCGAAACAAATGTCCTAGAAGTGGTGGAAACGGGAGCCCAAGAAAGACCGAGGGGCGCAAGTCAAACTGCTTTTCCTTCGCTGCCGGTGTTTGACACGGAGGAGTGCTTCCTGCGAGCTGTGCAATGCGAGTTTACGTTGGGCAGTAGCCCCCTTGTACATGAAACGGACTCTGAGGAAGCTGTATCAACACCTCAGAAGAGAAGAGAGTCTGTAGACAGCTCTGACACTGTGGACAGTTGTGATTACTCCTCTGCATCAGAACACAACTTTTTGACTGTGCCCAGGAAGATGATGAGGAAAGGCTCAGCAACTGTGCCCTCAGCGACAGATGATTTTATGTCTGAAGAAGAGGGTAAGGACAATAGGGTCACAAATATCCTAAAAGACCAAATGAGCCCTAAAGGGGCTAAACCTAGACGGATGTCTGAAGCCAAACACAGTGGCTCCAAGCAGATTTCAACTGTAGAGAGGGAGGACATAATAGTCTTGGATTCTGACACGGAGGATGAAAGTGTTGAAATATGCAAAGCCACTCTTAAAAGAAAGCGGAAACGAGGGTGCACAGCAAGCGCAGACATTGCTGATGCCTCATGCAGTCAACAAAAGAGACATTCGCCTAGAACTGAATCTCAAAAGAACACACATGCATCTGCTTGCTCACCAACAGCACCACGCCAATCCAGAGATGATGCGGTGTATGAAGAAGAGATGCAGGACACGTTCGCTGATGTGTCACAGAGTACAGGGAAGAGGGAGCAGTTTATTCAAACCAAAGATGTTCAACACAAGACCCACATACAAAAGAGTTCCGCAGTAGAGGGGGTAATAATAATCATCGACTCTGATGCAGAGGATGACAACCCCCAAAACTGTGAAGAGTTTAGCAGGGAAATATCTGCCGTCTCAGCCAACGGCAAGGCCCCACGTGTTGGATTCGAAACTGCGTACAGAGGGTGTGGACCTGCTGAGGCAAAGCTCCAAGAAACTGGACTTTCTTTAGCAGACTCGCCACAACGCCAGTCTGACCTTCATGACACACATTTCAGAGGAGCAACAGAGGCTGCGTGCTCCTACCTGTCTCTCAGTCAGCAGCTGGTAGAAGCTAAAGGGGTCTCTGCGCAGGTACCGCACCAGGCACACAAACTATTGTCAAAAAGCGTGGTAGGTCATCATGCTTCTAAAGAAGTGGTTAAAGGCAATTCCAGCAAAAAGGCCATTCCAGAAGAAATTACCTCATCAGGATCAGATGGTAACCGTGATGTTACACAAAGCAGATCAGGTGAATCTGCCAGGATTCAGGCAGGTGAATCTGCAGACCGTCTTTGTGGAACTGCTAATGCAGAGCCTGTGATCCCTCGCTTTCTTGCACAGCCTTCTGGAAACACAGCATGCTTGACACTTTTAAGAGAACCTGTAGTTCACAAGCCGCGTAAAGATAAATCTCTGTCAGTCCAGACCCCCACTTCATCCAGCAAAAAGGTAACATTCTGTGAAAACAATAAAGTAATATATCTGCTCCCACCCGAAGCTGCAATGGTGTCAAGACGGCGCTCCTTACCTCCGCAGGAAGGCCCATCCACCTCCTTCATTAGTTCGTCCTCCGCAGGTGAACATTGTCATGTAGGCAAACAAAGGTCTGCTTACTCAAAAGGTTTGTCTCCACTAAAGGGCTTTAGTCTTCCATTTAATCCCAGAGAACAATCGTGTCCACCTAAACGGCGGTGGTCTTACAGCAGCCCTGCAACGTCATCCAAGCCCACAAAAGGCCCAGCACAGACCGTGCAGCTCAATGCCACTGGCTATGTAAAGGAACAAGTGAATGGCGCGTCTCCAAACAGTCCTTTGTCACGCGACATCAGACGCAGACCTGGTCTCCATGACAAGCCTGGTAGGGAAAGGGCTCCCAGAAAGAAGCGCCAGTCCCACAAGACTCCAACCACCATGATGAAGAAAGCCACCAATGATGCCATTCAGTGGACAAAGAACAGAAAACAGGCCTCCCAAAAAGAAA GAAACTCAGTGGGTGAGGGTTACAAGTGGGCAGAGAAGTCAAACGTGGCAAAGCCAACCAAAG GTCCCagcagggagaggaaggggagatgA